The Brevinema andersonii region CATTTTTTACCAAAATTTAAAGAAATCCAGCTTTGGAATAACTCTACCATGCAAAAATTACATAATGAAAACACCAATGTTGTATGTTTTCTAGATTGTGGCCAAATAGATCGAGCAGGATCTGTCAGTCAAGATATTTTAAGCAACCAAATAATTATCAATATTGACCATCACATCACAAATCCTCTATTTGGAGACATTAATATTGTTCATGATATATCTAGTACATCAGAATTATTAGTCCATATATACCACATTCTTAACATTCCCATCACTAAAGAAATTGCAGAAAATTTATACTTAGGCATATTGACCGATACAGGATGTTTTCAGTATGATAAAGTAACATCTAATACCCACATTATTGCAGCAGAATTGATAAATTGTGGTATATTGCCTACGAAAATATTTCAATATGTTTATCAATCTTATCCGGAATCTTGGCTAACATTACTTCAAATCTCCATAACACATCTTGAAATTTATCAAGATATTGCTATTACCTACATTATGTTAGAAGATATTAAAAAAGCTGATGGATTTGATGATACTAATGTTCTTTTACCCATTTTTGCCAGTCTCAAAAATATACAAGTCTATATTTTTCTTAAAGAAAAAGAAAATAATATTATTACAGCATCACTGCGCAGTAAAAACAACACTAACGTAGCACAAATTGCAGAATTATTTGGAGGCGGAGGCCATAGACAAGCAGCAGCTTGTAGGACATCTCGATATTCACTTGTAGAATTCAAAGAAAAGATTTTACTAGCAATACAAAATTATAAGGTTTGATATGAAAAAAAAATCAAAAATAAGTGAGTTGGTCTTAGAACGCTTAGCATTATATCACCGCCTTTTGACTAAAATGCACTTTAAAAACGGTGATATTATTGACTCAGAAACATTTGCCCAATATTTATCACTTGATGCATCCTTAATAAGAAGAGATCTTAGTATCTTAGGGTCTATTGGTAGACGCGGCAAAGGTTATGAAACAACACGCTTAATTGAGTGTATTCAAGATTTTTTAGGAAAAGATATTCGTAAAAATGTAGCTGTTATCGGGTTGGGAAATATTGGAAAAGCTATCGTCCGATTTTTGTGTTCAGAAGATGCTCCTTACAGTGTAAACTATATTTTTGATGTTAATCCAGAATTAGTAGGAAATTCCTTCAAAGGAATAAAAATATATCATATCAATGAATTTACTCCTCTTACCTCAACTGATACTATTGACTTTGTTATCCTAACATTACCGGTATATGCCATACAAAATGTGAACAATATCATTATAAACAGTAACATCAAAGGAATTCTTAATTTTGCTCCTATTCATCTTAACCTGCCACAAAATATTGCCTATAGGGAAATCGACGTTATTAAAGAATTAGATACGTTATCAGGTCTAATAAAACATAATAACAGCAAATAATTTATCATTTTAATATTATAAGCTTATTATTGAATCCATGGTAATTTTTTCTGGCCTAATGAAATCGGTAACAAAATACAAAAAGAAGCACCACCTAAAATACTGGATTTCACTATAATATCCCCCCCTATTTCCTGAGTCATTTTTTTCGCTAATGTTAACCCCAATCCCGTTCCATTTTTTTTTGTTGTATAATACGGTTCAAAAATACGTTTCTTCACAGATAGTGAAATCCCTGGACCAGAATCTTCAATACTGATAATAATAGCATTTTTCCATTTATTCTCCCTCATAGTAATTTTAATGATTTTTTCCATTTGATGAAATTCCAAAACATCAATAGCATTGCGGATGATATCACTTAATATTTGCTGTAAAAATGCAGGTACAGTAAAAATTCTAGGCACCTCATCTAAGGAAATAATAATCTTAATTTGCTTTTGCTCTAATTCTATCTGAAACAATGCAATTGTTTGTTCGATAATATCTTTTACTTCAGAAAATTCTAAAATAGGCTTTTGTTTACGTGCTCTACTCAGAAAATGATCCACAACCAACAACAAACGTTCACTTTCTTTTTTTACCACGCCGATATAATCAAAAAACTCTTTAGGTAAGGTTATAATTTCATTTTTTATTTTTTTTTCAATAACTTGAGTATGAATATCAATAGCAGAAAGTGGATTTTTAATTTCATGAGCAATGCCAGCAGCAAGCATTTCTAAGGCATTAAGGCTATTTTGTGTTTTCATTTTTACATCCTGCTCTTGAATAATTCCAATATCTTGAAGACAGAATATTCGAAATCTTCCAGATATAAAATATTTTATATCTAAAATTCTTTCTTTATGATAAATATCTTGAATAGTAATTATCATATTTTTAGGTAGTAATTCTAATTGTGGAATCTCTGCTAGAATAGCACTGAAATTATCATAAATAACTTCATGATCTCTGTAAATCAGCAACTTTAAACCAGAAGACTCAATAATATCAAACCATAATTGCCGTTCTTCAAACAACAATTTTATAATATCAACACACTCTTTTTTTTCTAATTTTTCTAATTTTTCCAAAATTTTAATAAAAAATTTTTGGCGTTTATCATTCATAAACTTTCCTTTTTATAAAATTATACCGATAAATAAAATAGCAAATGAAAGGGAAAAACATGTCCGCTAATTCAGAATATATCAAGAAAGCACGTTTCATCGAAGATATTCAATTGGAATCGTCACAAATAAAAACTATTTTAGAACAAATCCAAATTCTAGAAACTAACCCCTTAAGCAAACAAGATATTGAATCATGTTACATTGCTATTGCATTAATCACCCAATATCTAAAATTAATTCGTTTATATATCAGCATCAACAATAAATATCAATCCGTATTCAACAGAAACAGCGAAGAATATTTAGATCAAATGAGAAAATATTTTATATTTATTACGCAAAAAATGAAAGCTAGTTTTGGTGCACAAGTCAGTATTTCCCTTACACAAAATACAAAATTTCTTCAGCAACTAAAAAAACTGACACCAACCAGATTATTACATTTACTGCAACAGTTGGATTTCAGTTTACTTTCAGTTAAAAAACTCTATCACAAAACTTCAAAATATAATGTTGTACATGTCAATACATACAATGATATTATAGGCTTTACATTAAACGCATCAAATTTTAAGGAATACTTCTCTATTATAAGAAATTTACAACATCCTCAATATGAGGAAATAAGAGAATTATTAAATTTTATCATTAAATTATTAGACAAATGTTCCAATATGTGGATGGAACTTTATACTCTTAATCACTCTAAAGAAGCAATCCAATATGGCATCAAAGTATTAGAACAACTAGAAAATATTATGCGCTTATCAAATCATGAAGATCTATCTGAAATTACCCGCAAAAAAAACAGTTGGAACCGCTATCTATAAAGCATAACATTATGAGTAGCTATAGCTACTTCCTCTTCGAGCTTGACTTTAAAAGCATGCCAATTCTGAATAACCTTCATTTCATATTTTGGATTTAATTCCAAAACATACTGAATGTTACTGGTTTTTGAAACAATACTGCGAGAATCATAAGGAACAGGGCGATGGAGTTCGACAATATTAAAATTACTATCCAGATAAAGCATAATAAGATTCAAATAAGTATTTTTCATCCAAAAAGATACTTGTTTAGGAGCTTTGTTGATAAAAAGCATACCCTGAAAAGAATCATCCCATTGCAGACGGTACATTAAACCTGTTGCCTGTTCGACCGGATTGATTGCCAACTCTATATTAAAAGTCTGCCCTAAAAATAAAAATGAAATCATTAAAGCTGTTTTCATAATAAATACTCCTAAAACTTGATTTTCCCGCATAAAAATTTTATCATAAATAGGGTGAATTTTCAATTTTTCGGAGGAAACATGATTTACCATCAAGAACAAAATATGTTAGTGCCTATGGTCATTGAACAGACAGGAAGAGGAGAACGGGCTTATGACATCTATTCTCGACTTCTTAAAGAACGAATAATTCTACTCGGAACTCCTATTAATGATGATGTTGCTAATTTAATTATAGCTCAACTGCTATTTTTAGCAGCAGAAGATCCTGATAAAGATATAGAATTATATATTAATTCTCCTGGAGGCGTTGTTACTGCTGGATTAGCTATTTACGATACCATGCAGTTTATCAAGCCAGATGTATCTACAATTTGTATGGGACAAGCAGCTTCTATGGGAGCCTTTCTACTTGCAGCCGGAGCTAAAGGCAAACGTTTTTCTCTGCCTAATTCGCGGATAATGATCCACCAGCCTAGCGGAGGCGCTCAAGGTCAGGCTACAGATATTGAGATTCAAGCTAAAGAAATTCTGAGATTACGAGAAATGCTCAATGCTATGCTGGCTAAAAATACCGGAAAAAGCCTAAAAACAATAGAAAAAGATGTAGAACGCGATAATTTTATGTCTCCCGAACAAGCCTTAAAGTATGGATTAATCGACAGCATTATCGAAAAAAAATAGTACAAGCAGGTTAGCAAGATGAAATCTAAAGATACAAACGAACATTTGGTTCATTGCGACATTTGCAATGCTCCCTCAACAACAGTAAAATTATACCGTAGCAAAAACAGAACCCTAGTATGCCAAGAATGTTTGGCAAAAGCAGCAGAATTCGCAGAAAATAAACACCTTGATTACCAAAAAGAAAGTATTAAAAAATTGCCTAAACCGATAGAAATGAAAGAATTTTTAGATCAATATGTTATAGGGCAAGACCATGCCAAAAAAGTTCTTTCAGTAGCTGTTTACAATCATTACAAGCGTATTTTAAGCACTCCTAGTTTGGATGATTCAACTGAGCTTGAAAAAAGCAACGTTCTATTAATAGGACCAACAGGATCGGGGAAAACTCTTTTAGCTAAGACATTAGCCCGTTTGTTGGATGTTCCTTTTGCAATTGCAGATGCTACCACGTTAACAGAAGCTGGTTATGTGGGCGACGATGTTGAAAATGTTCTTTTAAGACTCCTTCAAAACTCTGCCGGTCAAAACTTGGATGAGATCCGCAATTGGGATCCTATTATTAGAAAAGCTCAGACAGGTATTA contains the following coding sequences:
- a CDS encoding DHH family phosphoesterase: MLSRLYNEVTHLKKILLSASRVRITTHQNPDGDAIGSLLAFSFICSYFNIEYDLIIHDFPPPNLHFLPKFKEIQLWNNSTMQKLHNENTNVVCFLDCGQIDRAGSVSQDILSNQIIINIDHHITNPLFGDINIVHDISSTSELLVHIYHILNIPITKEIAENLYLGILTDTGCFQYDKVTSNTHIIAAELINCGILPTKIFQYVYQSYPESWLTLLQISITHLEIYQDIAITYIMLEDIKKADGFDDTNVLLPIFASLKNIQVYIFLKEKENNIITASLRSKNNTNVAQIAELFGGGGHRQAAACRTSRYSLVEFKEKILLAIQNYKV
- a CDS encoding redox-sensing transcriptional repressor Rex — encoded protein: MKKKSKISELVLERLALYHRLLTKMHFKNGDIIDSETFAQYLSLDASLIRRDLSILGSIGRRGKGYETTRLIECIQDFLGKDIRKNVAVIGLGNIGKAIVRFLCSEDAPYSVNYIFDVNPELVGNSFKGIKIYHINEFTPLTSTDTIDFVILTLPVYAIQNVNNIIINSNIKGILNFAPIHLNLPQNIAYREIDVIKELDTLSGLIKHNNSK
- a CDS encoding sensor histidine kinase, encoding MNDKRQKFFIKILEKLEKLEKKECVDIIKLLFEERQLWFDIIESSGLKLLIYRDHEVIYDNFSAILAEIPQLELLPKNMIITIQDIYHKERILDIKYFISGRFRIFCLQDIGIIQEQDVKMKTQNSLNALEMLAAGIAHEIKNPLSAIDIHTQVIEKKIKNEIITLPKEFFDYIGVVKKESERLLLVVDHFLSRARKQKPILEFSEVKDIIEQTIALFQIELEQKQIKIIISLDEVPRIFTVPAFLQQILSDIIRNAIDVLEFHQMEKIIKITMRENKWKNAIIISIEDSGPGISLSVKKRIFEPYYTTKKNGTGLGLTLAKKMTQEIGGDIIVKSSILGGASFCILLPISLGQKKLPWIQ
- a CDS encoding DUF192 domain-containing protein, whose product is MKTALMISFLFLGQTFNIELAINPVEQATGLMYRLQWDDSFQGMLFINKAPKQVSFWMKNTYLNLIMLYLDSNFNIVELHRPVPYDSRSIVSKTSNIQYVLELNPKYEMKVIQNWHAFKVKLEEEVAIATHNVMLYR
- the clpP gene encoding ATP-dependent Clp endopeptidase proteolytic subunit ClpP codes for the protein MIYHQEQNMLVPMVIEQTGRGERAYDIYSRLLKERIILLGTPINDDVANLIIAQLLFLAAEDPDKDIELYINSPGGVVTAGLAIYDTMQFIKPDVSTICMGQAASMGAFLLAAGAKGKRFSLPNSRIMIHQPSGGAQGQATDIEIQAKEILRLREMLNAMLAKNTGKSLKTIEKDVERDNFMSPEQALKYGLIDSIIEKK